From one Rosa rugosa chromosome 4, drRosRugo1.1, whole genome shotgun sequence genomic stretch:
- the LOC133743676 gene encoding uncharacterized protein LOC133743676 isoform X1: MGTVLDSHLLALTAIVTVAYQSLFFVITALLKFDKVTDFAGSTNFVILAILTLVVKGSWHFRQIVLSLLVVIWGLRLGLFLLMRILQWGEDRRFDEMRANLGKLAVFWIFQAVWVWTVSLPVTVVNSSNKTPSLQAADFIGWIMWSIGFLVEATADQQKLVFKNSPQNRGKWCNVGLWKYTRHPNYFGEIFLWWGVFVASTPVLDGAEWLVILGPIFLTLLLLFLSGIPLLEESADKKYGNVDGYRLYKRSTSPLIPLPPVLYKNLPSWFKATFLFEFPLYSRNLPQEPLNWCRTSPIERSDELKIG, translated from the exons ATGGGAACAGTTTTGGACTCCCATCTCTTGGCTCTCACTGCCATTGTCACT GTGGCATATCAGTCGTTGTTCTTCGTAATCACTGCGCTTCTCAAGTTCGATAAAGTCACTGACTTTGCCG GAAGTACCAATTTTGTTATACTTGCAATACTCACTCTGGTTGTCAAGGGCTCATGGCATTTCAGACAG ATAGTGTTGAGTTTGCTTGTGGTAATATGGGGTCTTCGTCTGGGACTGTTTCTCCTGATGAG AATTTTGCAATGGGGGGAGGATCGACGTTTTGATGAAATGCGAGCTAATCTTGGAAAACTGGCAGTATTCTGGATATTTCAG GCTGTCTGGGTATGGACTGTGAGTTTACCTGTAACAGTGGTTAATTCAAGCAACAAAACACCATCTCTTCAAGCTGCAGACTTTATTGGATGGATTATGTGGTCTATTGGTTTTTTGGTTGAAGCTACAGCTGATCAGCAAAAGCTGGTGTTCAAAAATTCTCCTCAAAATAGGGGAAAGTGGTGCAATGTTGGACTATGGAAATACACTAGGCATCCAAATTATTTTGGTGAG ATATTCCTTTGGTGGGGAGTATTTGTGGCTTCCACACCTGTATTGGATGGTGCAGAGTGGCTGGTAATTCTTGGACCGATCTTTCTCACGTTGTTACTTCTTTTCCTCAGTGGCATACCATTGCTAGAG GAATCTGCAGATAAGAAGTATGGAAATGTGGACGGATATAGGCTCTATAAAAGATCAACCAG CCCTCTAATTCCGCTGCCCCCGGTCCTGTACAAGAACTTGCCCTCGTGGTTCAAAGcaacttttctctttgaatttccCCTGTATAGTCGTAATCTTCCTCAAGAACCACTGAACTG GTGTAGAACAAGCCCGATAGAAAGAAGCGACGAATTGAAGATTGGTTAG
- the LOC133743676 gene encoding uncharacterized protein LOC133743676 isoform X3 yields the protein MGTVLDSHLLALTAIVTVAYQSLFFVITALLKFDKVTDFAGSTNFVILAILTLVVKGSWHFRQIVLSLLVVIWGLRLGLFLLMRILQWGEDRRFDEMRANLGKLAVFWIFQAVWVWTVSLPVTVVNSSNKTPSLQAADFIGWIMWSIGFLVEATADQQKLVFKNSPQNRGKWCNVGLWKYTRHPNYFGEIFLWWGVFVASTPVLDGAEWLESADKKYGNVDGYRLYKRSTSPLIPLPPVLYKNLPSWFKATFLFEFPLYSRNLPQEPLNWCRTSPIERSDELKIG from the exons ATGGGAACAGTTTTGGACTCCCATCTCTTGGCTCTCACTGCCATTGTCACT GTGGCATATCAGTCGTTGTTCTTCGTAATCACTGCGCTTCTCAAGTTCGATAAAGTCACTGACTTTGCCG GAAGTACCAATTTTGTTATACTTGCAATACTCACTCTGGTTGTCAAGGGCTCATGGCATTTCAGACAG ATAGTGTTGAGTTTGCTTGTGGTAATATGGGGTCTTCGTCTGGGACTGTTTCTCCTGATGAG AATTTTGCAATGGGGGGAGGATCGACGTTTTGATGAAATGCGAGCTAATCTTGGAAAACTGGCAGTATTCTGGATATTTCAG GCTGTCTGGGTATGGACTGTGAGTTTACCTGTAACAGTGGTTAATTCAAGCAACAAAACACCATCTCTTCAAGCTGCAGACTTTATTGGATGGATTATGTGGTCTATTGGTTTTTTGGTTGAAGCTACAGCTGATCAGCAAAAGCTGGTGTTCAAAAATTCTCCTCAAAATAGGGGAAAGTGGTGCAATGTTGGACTATGGAAATACACTAGGCATCCAAATTATTTTGGTGAG ATATTCCTTTGGTGGGGAGTATTTGTGGCTTCCACACCTGTATTGGATGGTGCAGAGTGGCTG GAATCTGCAGATAAGAAGTATGGAAATGTGGACGGATATAGGCTCTATAAAAGATCAACCAG CCCTCTAATTCCGCTGCCCCCGGTCCTGTACAAGAACTTGCCCTCGTGGTTCAAAGcaacttttctctttgaatttccCCTGTATAGTCGTAATCTTCCTCAAGAACCACTGAACTG GTGTAGAACAAGCCCGATAGAAAGAAGCGACGAATTGAAGATTGGTTAG
- the LOC133743676 gene encoding uncharacterized protein LOC133743676 isoform X2: MGTVLDSHLLALTAIVTVAYQSLFFVITALLKFDKVTDFAGSTNFVILAILTLVVKGSWHFRQIVLSLLVVIWGLRLGLFLLMRILQWGEDRRFDEMRANLGKLAVFWIFQAVWVWTVSLPVTVVNSSNKTPSLQAADFIGWIMWSIGFLVEATADQQKLVFKNSPQNRGKWCNVGLWKYTRHPNYFGEIFLWWGVFVASTPVLDGAEWLVILGPIFLTLLLLFLSGIPLLEESADKKYGNVDGYRLYKRSTSPLIPLPPVLYKNLPSWFKATFLFEFPLYSRNLPQEPLN; encoded by the exons ATGGGAACAGTTTTGGACTCCCATCTCTTGGCTCTCACTGCCATTGTCACT GTGGCATATCAGTCGTTGTTCTTCGTAATCACTGCGCTTCTCAAGTTCGATAAAGTCACTGACTTTGCCG GAAGTACCAATTTTGTTATACTTGCAATACTCACTCTGGTTGTCAAGGGCTCATGGCATTTCAGACAG ATAGTGTTGAGTTTGCTTGTGGTAATATGGGGTCTTCGTCTGGGACTGTTTCTCCTGATGAG AATTTTGCAATGGGGGGAGGATCGACGTTTTGATGAAATGCGAGCTAATCTTGGAAAACTGGCAGTATTCTGGATATTTCAG GCTGTCTGGGTATGGACTGTGAGTTTACCTGTAACAGTGGTTAATTCAAGCAACAAAACACCATCTCTTCAAGCTGCAGACTTTATTGGATGGATTATGTGGTCTATTGGTTTTTTGGTTGAAGCTACAGCTGATCAGCAAAAGCTGGTGTTCAAAAATTCTCCTCAAAATAGGGGAAAGTGGTGCAATGTTGGACTATGGAAATACACTAGGCATCCAAATTATTTTGGTGAG ATATTCCTTTGGTGGGGAGTATTTGTGGCTTCCACACCTGTATTGGATGGTGCAGAGTGGCTGGTAATTCTTGGACCGATCTTTCTCACGTTGTTACTTCTTTTCCTCAGTGGCATACCATTGCTAGAG GAATCTGCAGATAAGAAGTATGGAAATGTGGACGGATATAGGCTCTATAAAAGATCAACCAG CCCTCTAATTCCGCTGCCCCCGGTCCTGTACAAGAACTTGCCCTCGTGGTTCAAAGcaacttttctctttgaatttccCCTGTATAGTCGTAATCTTCCTCAAGAACCACTGAACTG A